The genomic segment TGGAACAGGAGCTGGATGGCACTGGGGGGTCGACCCTCTCTGTCTTTCCTTTGGGTCTTGGGGGTTCTAGGGCTGCTCGGTTCTGTAGCGCCGGAGCCGTggggagtggggctggggggcttctGGCTGCCGGGGGGCTTCTGGCTGCCGGGGGGCTTCTGGCTGCCGGGGGGCTTCTGGCTGAGAAAGCTGGCGATGCCGCTGCTGGGCAATGCGGTGGGGGAGAATTTGCTGGCCGAGAGCTGGAGCAGAGTGAGTGGGGGGGACCTGCCGAGAGGGAAGGATTAACCACGTAAGTGCTGGTTCCAGATGCCCATGCCCGTATCTTGGTGGCACTGCCCACACTTACCATGCTGCCTGGTGCATCCCTGCCAAATTGAAGGATTTCAAGACGACAAATGCGTCGCTGCTGATCTTCTGGGCATTGTACTGGGTGAGGGCACAGCAGCGGGACATGCCCCCATACGGGGGCTTACCCAATTGGTTCAGACCCACCGTCAGCAGCTTGGCCACCCTGTGGTTCTGGTGGACACAGAGAAACAATTAGTCCTGTCCTTCCTGTAatgtagcacttccttatgttccctttactgtaatagtcccaccggccctgctgggaggctgttccctgtacctaccccccgttctgtaaagtagcacttccatatgttccctttcagccccccccattcctttactgtattagtcccaccggccctgctgggaggctgttccctgtacctaccccccgttctgtaaagtagcacttccatatgttccctttcagccccccccattcctttactgtattagtcccaccggccctgctcggaggctgttccctgtacctacccccctttctgtaaagtagcacttccttatgttccttttcagccccccccccccccttattcctttactgtattagtcccaccggccctgctgggaggctgttccctgtacctaccccccgttctgtaaagtagcacttccatatgttccctttcagccccccccattcctttactgtattagtcccaccggccctgctgggaggctgttccctgtacctaccccccgttctgtaaagtagcacttccatatgttccctttcagccccccccattcctttactgtattagtcccaccggccctgctcggaggctgttccctgtacctacccccctttctgtaaagtagcacttccttatgttccttttcagccccccccccccctattcctttactgtattagtcccaccggccctgctgggaggcagttccatGCACAGCAATATCCTGGGTTGGACAGGTGGAGCCGGCGCTAGTTAATGCCCAAGTCGGATGTGCAGTATGGCAGCATCATCCCCGCAGGGCCAGGATCTCTAGTTACCAGGAAGGCTCAGTGTTGGATACTCACAGCGTCTCTGTCCTTCTGCAATCTCTCCTCTAACTCCAGCGACAGCTGAAGGAGCCAGTACTGGACCTGCCAGAAAACCCAAAGAAATGAATAGAAGCAGGAAATTGCTGGTTTTATCCCTAtatgccagcagcagccattAGTACAAAGGCCCAGCACAAGCAAGCAGGGCCATTTCCATAACACAAAAGCAGTCttgtcacccatagcaaccagccagaaCCTGGTATTGGAAAGCCCACGTCTCACACAAGGGAATAGGGAGGGCAGCGCAGTTCTACCTGAGGTAATGTTGGTGCCTTGGGCCCTGCCACACTGCATTATGGGTCGCTCTGCACAATAAAGCAAATGAAACCAGAACCAAATCCgacccaataataaaataacatttgagGAAACATATGCAGCACAAATCTGACTTACTGCTAAATGGGCCACATAACTGCAGCAGCCATTGCTTCTAACCTATTGGCAAGCAGCACCTACAGCCCAACCATTCATCCTTTGGCtgtcagggggtgctgggagttgtagctcagcAACATCTACAGGGCCTTACCTGCTCTTGAGTGGAAAGTGCGGTTTTCCCGGGGAAGATCTTGCTGCACCCGATGGATTTCGGCAACTGTCTGGGTTTCACTGGTTCATCTTCAATTCCCCGACACAGGGAGTAGAGCCAGGATCTGGGCAGAACCAAGAGGCATTAAGAACTGCCCCTGCACAATTACAAGTGGTACAATCATTTAAATACCTGGGGGTGGTTATTAACAAACAACATACAAAATTTGAAGAAGGAAATCTGACGCCGATAGTACAAAACCTATCCaataaaatagatacatgggcacaGCTACCCCTCACCCTGCCAGGCAGAATCAACCTATTAAAAATGGTATTTCTCCCAAAATTCTTATATATCTTTCATAACTCGCCAGTACCTCCCCGTGCCAAATGGTTTAAACGCATTGACTCCCTGATCCTAAGGTTTCTATGGGCAGGAGAACACCCTCGCATAAGCTTAAAAACCCTGCAAGCCCCTGTCAGTCAGGGAGGCCTGGCCCTACCGAACATGAGACTATACTATCTGGCCAGCCAATTAATTTATGTGCACTGGGGGCTAACCCCACACCAGGACAATACATCCACGCTACTCGAAGCTAATATCTCGGGCTCACTCGAAGCCCTAGCAAACCTACCATACAGAGGAAATTCAAAACATTACACAATCACTACCCCTATGCGCACAGTTATCACTGCTTTCCAAAAAGCCCTCAAACATGTCCAAGGCCCACAACAAATGTGGTCACATTGGACGCCATTATGGGGTAACAGTTCCTTACCCAACTTCacctccctacccaacatcgccCAATGGGCCTCCCATGGAATTAAACACCTACAAGACATACTAACGAATGGAGATATGACACATTTCCAAACGCTTAGAGAAAGCCACCAAATCCCCCAAACAATGCACTTTAACTACCTTCAACTCAGACACGCTTTCCACTCCCAAATTCCCACCAGACCAGTAGAGTTGAAAGAAACCACCCTAGAAAAATACATACGTAGGGAAAACCTCACCAAGCCCCTGTCCTGGTACTACACCATCCTATGGCAGGCTAACCCAGACCCACTGGCGAAGGTACGTGAGAAATGGATGCGAGACATACCTAGCTTAACTGAAGAAACTTGGGTAGATGCTCTAAGGCAAATTCCAGACCTGACAATATCACTAGCGGACAGGTATATACAAATGAAGTTTCTAAACCGGGTATACCTCACGCCATACAGGCTGTCCAAGATGTTTCCCCAGACACCTGTATAAAATGTGACTGTGAAACTGGCTCATACATACACGTGTTCTGGAACTGTCCAGCCGTGCAGGTCTTCTGGAAGGAAATTGTCAACTATATCTCAGATGCCCTAAGCTTTCCCCGGATATTGTCACCAACTGTTTGCCTACTGGGAGAGGACCTGGGGCTTTCACATCATTCTAGACTCTGCTATCTCCAGCTCCtctactatgccaaaaaggcCATTCTACTGCAATGGAAATGTTTAGCCCCCCCAACCCTCCCATTCTGCAGAACTATAGTCAACAACACTCTAACTAACCAGAAACTGACCTACCTTGCACGGGGTTGTCCTAAAAAATTTGAtgcaatatggggcccctggattgCCTTCCACGAAACCCCAGGAAACACCGCGGATAATATACCATAACAACGGAAATAAACTGGTCCCCATCTCCCCAGCTCTACAGCCTGtctcttctcccctgcctcttctccccttcctccccccccctctcctcCCTTACTTctctactctctctctctccctttttgCTGTTATACTTTTATGTTAATCTGAAAAATGCataaagaaaaactttaaaaaaaaaaaaaaaaaaaaaagaactgcccCTGCTCTGGTCCCCCCAGCACCCGAATATTGGTTTTGTCCTCTCTGAGGAGCCCCTAAACCTTACTAGTTCCTATAGGAAAGACTAAGCTATACAGATCAGGGGGCAGAGTAGGGAGTGGGGATCAGTGAGTAAAAGAACTCCCAGCAGCCTGTGGCTTCAGTCTGCCCTGTACCTGGGTCAGAAATAGAACTCCCAGCAGCCTGTGGCTTCAGTCTGCCCTGTACCTGGGTCAGAAATAGAACTCCCAGCAGCCTGTGGCTTCAGTCTGCCCTGTACCTGGGTCAGAAATAGAACTCCCAGCAGCCTGTGGCTTCAGTCTGCCCTGTACCTGGGTCAGAAATAGAACTCCCAGCAGCCTGTGGCTTCAGTCTGCCCTGTACCTGGGTCAGAAATAGAACTCCCAGCAGCCTGTGGCTTCAGTCTGCCCTGTACCTGGGTCAGTGGGTAATAGAACTCCCAGCAGCCTGTGGCTTCAGTTTGCCCTGTACCTGGGTCAGTGGGTAATAGAACTCCCAGCAGCCTGTGGCTTCAGTCTGCCCTGTACCTGGGTCAGTGGGTAATAGAACTCCCAGCAGCCTGTGGCTTCAGTTTGCCCTGTACCTGGGTCAGTGAGTAATAGAACTCCCAGCAGCCTGTGGCTTCAGTTTGCCCTGTACCTGGGTCAGTGAGTAAtagaactcccagcagcccctggctTCAGTCTGCCCTGTAACCGGGTCAGTGAGTAAtagaactcccagcagcccctggctTCAGTCTGCCCTGTGCCTGAGCATGAAGCTGCTGCCACAGAGACAGGTACTGGGCCAGATCCCCTCATACTCACCCAGTTTTCTCCCCAAAGTGGTTCTGAAGATGTTGCTCAGTGAACTGGGTCAGTTGCCCTATGTACTCCACACTAAGACTTTCCCTGATGGAGGTTCCCAGTTTGCCACCAAGGTGCCGGCTGTAGAAAGAAGGAGAATTGATTAATGAGTGGCACAGAGAAAGCACAATCAATAAGTATGGGCTGGCCAGGCTGCTCCTGGTGCCCCTTGTAACGCTACTCACTTGGGCTTAGCTGAGTCTGCTGGGAATGGAAGGAACCCAAACAGCTAGAACCATACATGTAAATGAATAACAACGTGCCTGGGGTTAGATATGGGATGGGGGGGGTTATTTAAGGATTATGGGATGGCACGTTACTGGCCAAAGTCTGCACAAAGAGGATCTAGTTACAAACCAGCACCAGTGCCACTCTGGCCGGCATTTACTGAGGGCAACTGGGTAGTAACACTGGGCTCTGTAGCTGGCACTTACACCTTGCTGATGGGCAGCTCACTGAACAGTCCTGGCACAGATCCCTGGCATAATATGGTCTGGCGGTTTGGCTTATTTAAGCCACAGGCCAACTTTGCCAGCACCTACGGAACGGAGAAATAAAGACACAATTATTTAGGTATTAGATTTGTGGGGGCATTTTATTGTGCCCTTCTAAATACCCTCTTAAAAATATGCACCCTACAAAGCACTGCTAAAACTTATTTGTATTCTGCCCTgtgcttcctgctcctgggctgctctctttcccatggtcaggcaggaacctccccctgggtaagtgaatccaatctccccccagtacttacccaggtacagagctctgattctctgtacttcctgctcctgggctgctctctttcccatggtcaggcaggaacctcccccccctgggtaagtgaatccaatctccccccagtacttacccaggtacagagctctgattctctgtacttcctgctcctgggctgctctctttcccatggtcaggcaggaacctccccctgggtaagtgaatccaatctccccccagtacttacccaggtacagagctctgattctctgtactacctgctcctgggctgctctctttcccatggtcaggcaggaacctccccctgggtaagtgaatccaatctccccccagtacttacccaggtacagagctctgattctctgtacttcctgctcctgggctgctctctttcccatggtcaggcaggaacctccccctgggtaagtgaatccaatcaccccccagtacttacccaggtacagagctctgattctctgtactacctgcccctgggctgctctctttcccatggtcagacaggaacttccccctgggtaagtgaatccaatctccccccagtacttacccaggtacagagctctgattctctgtactacctgcccctgggctgctctctttcccatggtcagacaggaacctccccctgggtaagtgaatccaatctccccccagtacttacccaggtacagagctctgattctctgtacttcctgctcctgggctgctctctttcccatggtcaggcagaacAGATAAAGGCTGCACTTCTGACCTATCACATAAGAGGGGTACCTGCTGACCTTGTTGTGGGCGATTCCTGCTGAACACTGGAATGTGGTCTCTTTTTCCACTGCCGCTCTCATCTCCTCCACAATAATGGCGCCCACTGCCAGCTTTAGATCTGGGCTGCATGGGTCTCCAATGGGCAGGGATTCCAGCCATTGCTCCAAGCCGCGCTGGCGCAGTTCCTCTGCATGGGAAAATGGGAGACGCAAGTCAGCGAGATGGAAAATGAGTCATGTGACCTGGATGCAGCGACTGAGAATGAGGATGACTTTGGGGTTAATGGAAGAAGAATGTGCCCCAGGCAGGGTGCCTTATTCCCATGCTGTGACTCTGGGCCCATAGAGTGCCTTTTATATACGATGCAGTGCCATTCTAATAAAGTAGTAGGGGCAGATGGGCCAGAAAGGGTGGAGTAGGGGGAAATGGACCAGAAAGGGTGGAGTAGGGGCAGAGGGGCCAAAAAGGGTGGAGTAGGGGCAGAGGGGCCAGAAAGGGTGGAGTAGGGGCAGAGGGATGTCATAGGGACAGAGGGGCCAGAAAGGGTGGAGTAGGGGCAGAGGGGCCAGAAAGGGTGGAGTAGGGGCAGATGGACCAGAAAGGGTGGAGTAGGGGCAGAGGGGCCAGAAAGGGTGGAGTAGGGGCAGAGGGATGTCATAGGGACAGAGGGGCCAGAAAGGATGGAGTAGGGGCAGAGGGGCCAGAAAGGATGGAGTAGGGGCAGAGGGGCCAGAAAGGGTGGAGTAGGGGCAGATGGCCTATAGATCCAAAGCACAAAGAGTTGGGGGCAGTTTATCCCCCCCCCTGCCCACATAAGTAACAGTAAAAATAACTAGAAAAAGAATGGGACAGGGAGCTGCAAGGGCAGAAATAATGGTACCTTTTGATAGGGTATCGCAGTCCGGCTCACACTGAGGGTACCCCTGCACATATGTAGTCTTCAGGAGCTCCCCCGGTATAGGGGCCACTCCCATCTCTCGCAGTCTCTTCTGCACGGAGTCTGTCAGGTCGATGTAGGCCTCGTCGATGCTGGCGCGTTCTACCACAGCAAAGCGAGACATCACCTCCATGACTTCTACGCTGGCCTCCCTGTAACTGCGCGGGGGAAAGTATGAAACAGTaagaaagtgccccataaatatcatagCAGGGTCCCTTTAATCATAGGCGAATAAATAACATATGTGCGTTCCTTTTAAGCACTACTAAACAGCGCCATCTACAGATCAAAAACACAAAGGGACTAAATACAAAGTACATATAACAGCACAGAATAACGATCAGTGGCACCAAATAAGTGATACAAattaacacacaaaaaaaaaccagatacAGATAATTGAAAAAGCTCAGAATTCCCCAAGAGGGGATACTTTTGGATTTTTGAATGATGTACTTGTCCCCATCTGGGTTTAAATTCTAGATGGGATATCACTCATTTTGTTTAACATGTGGAATAGAAAGGGGGATACtggcttatccagaaaccccttatccagaaagctccgaattacgggaaggccgtctcccttAGAGTCCActgtaatgaaataattcagattttaaaaaacgatttcttttttctctgtaataaaacagtacctgtacttgatcccaactaagatataataaccccttattgggggcagaacagtcctattgggtttatttaatggttaaatgattcccttttctctgtaataataaaacagtacctgtacttgatcccaactaagatataataaccccttattgggggcagaacagtcctattgggtttatttaatggttaaatgattcccttttctctgtaataataaaacagtacctgtacttgatcccaactaagatataattaccccttattgggggcagaacagccctattgggtttatttcatggttaaatgattcccttttctctgtaataataaaacagtacctgtacttgatcccaactaagatataattaccccttattggggcagaacagccctattgggtttatttaatggttaaatgattcccttttctctgtaataataaaacagtacctgtacttgatcccaactaagatataattaccccttattggggcagaacagccctattgggtttatttaatggttaaatgattcccttttctctgtaataataaaacagtacctgtacttgatcccaactaagatataattaccccttattggggcagaacagccctattgggtttatttcatggttaaatgattcccttttctctgtaataataaaacagtacctgtacttgatcccaattaagatataattaccccttattggggcagaacagccctattgggtttatttcatggttaaatgattcccttttctctgtaataataaaacagtacctgtacttgatcccaactaagatataattaccccttattgggggcagaacagccctattgggtttatttcatggttaaatgattcccttttctctgtaataataaaacagtacctgtacttgatcccaactaagatataattaccccttattgggggcagaacagtcatattgggtttatttcatggttaaatgattcccttttctctgtaataataaaacagtacctgtacttgatcccaactaagatataattaccccttattggggcagaacagccctattgggtttatttcatggttaaatgattcccttttctctgtaataataaaacagtacctgtacttgatcccaactaagatataattaccctttattggggcagaacagccctattgggtttatttcatggttaaatgattcccttttctctgtaataataaaacagtacctgtacttgatcccaactaagatataattaccccttattggggcagaacagccctattgggtttatttaatggttaaatgattcccttttctctgtaataataaaacagtacctgtacttgaggtatggagatttacagaatgaccccttatccggaaaactccaggtcc from the Xenopus tropicalis strain Nigerian chromosome 5, UCB_Xtro_10.0, whole genome shotgun sequence genome contains:
- the polh gene encoding DNA polymerase eta produces the protein MESGQERVVALVDMDCFYVQVEQRMNPALKNKPVAVVQYKTWKGGGIIAVSYEARAFGVTRNMFGDDAKKLCADLQLARVREAHGKADLTNYREASVEVMEVMSRFAVVERASIDEAYIDLTDSVQKRLREMGVAPIPGELLKTTYVQGYPQCEPDCDTLSKEELRQRGLEQWLESLPIGDPCSPDLKLAVGAIIVEEMRAAVEKETTFQCSAGIAHNKVLAKLACGLNKPNRQTILCQGSVPGLFSELPISKVRHLGGKLGTSIRESLSVEYIGQLTQFTEQHLQNHFGEKTGSWLYSLCRGIEDEPVKPRQLPKSIGCSKIFPGKTALSTQEQVQYWLLQLSLELEERLQKDRDANHRVAKLLTVGLNQLGKPPYGGMSRCCALTQYNAQKISSDAFVVLKSFNLAGMHQAAWSPPLTLLQLSASKFSPTALPSSGIASFLSQKPPGSQKPPGSQKPPGSQKPPSPTPHGSGATEPSSPRTPKTQRKDREGRPPSAIQLLFQRAAEKREAVPPADVPVSPPKQNPPANRAFGYQGFFKQRTPESSDARSEMGSEPDRPGADTVSDSVPGSIATGESCATAPPAGHSEEDMMCCERCGQRLLVWEMPEHMDFHFARDLQDSFSVPSPSRMPPVPAPVLTPLTRPKNKAKKPLASSAKRPRTDANRTLHAFFKSPK